The DNA window TTTGGCCCACGGACTTGGCCAGATTGCTGAGGAAGCGCTGCCTGTCCCCGAAGATCACCTTTTCCATCGGAACCTCCACATAGTTGAGCTCCTTGGCCTGCGAGGCTTTCGGAATGAAGCGCTTCTTTTGCTCCTCTTTCTGcttctcctgctcctgcttgcCGTACAGGGCCATCAGGTCCTTGAGATCCTCCAATCCATCGCTGGACTCGTCTGAACTCATGGTGCTTGCCGGGATTGCCCTAAAATTCGTTTATTTACGAAGATCTCTGCGTTGGCTGCTTTGGAATTTACACGTGCAGCTGGGCGGCAAATTCACTAACGCTTTGAAGGCGAAATACCACAAAGTGGTTGAGCTATCGATAAGTGTGACCCCCGGCGATAACAAGTGTGAAAAAGCATCGGTGGGTAGGGCGCCAGAATTTGAATTACTGGTAAATGATTAAGAATTATATTCATTTTCATTGAGTAAAGAGGTaactacattttattttctttaacatAATTTCGTTAATCAAAccgtattttaaaatattcaaaatattgtttataactcaaatgaaaaaaattttggaCATCATTTAttcagtttaaaaaaaatagtatagttttcaatttaaattgtaatatttaactTTACCATAGTGTACTTAGAGATATCATAATTTTACAACATTCATTATTCCTTCTTTTTGGCCATCTCTCCCTGACAGAATTTTAAATGACGGTTCAAGAAGCCCTCGAGCTTGTACATCCGCCCACAACGGTGGCAGCTCAACTCGGCCTTCCTCTTGGGGGGCACGGCTCGCGCTCTCTCCACTTCCTGGTTCCTCAGTCGCTGGACACATTTGTCGCAGGCATAGCGACGGGTCACATGACCCCGTTTAAAGTGGGCCACAAAGGCCTTCCGGCAGAAGAGGCAATCGAAGGCCTTGGAGACGGTGAAAGCGTCATTCTCGGGGGAGTCCTGCTTGGATTTCGGGGTCTTCAGATAACTCGTCAAGTGAGAACGATATTCCACCTCCGTTTCGTACTCCAAATGGCAGGACTCGCACTTTTGTTTGGTTCTGTTGTGGAGGAGCCTGTGGCTTCTCAAGGCCGCCACGGTGGGAAAGGTCCCCTGGCAAATGCTGCACTGCATCGAGGGCATCAATACCCCATTCTTCTTCATCTGCTCGAAGCGCCGCTCGCAGGCCAGCATGTGGACCTTGAAGGCACCGGCCGTGCGAATTCCATTGCCACAGTACGTACAGTGGAAAAGCTGCGTGTTTTGGTCGCGGTAAGATAGAGGCTTTTGCACCGCCAGAGGCTCCGGAATCCTTGGCTCCGAACAGGGGGCTATATACACCCGGGTTTCTATACCATTTTCCCTCTTCACCGACAGCAGAGTGGCCGGTTGCAGGTCCACAGATATCACTTCACCAGTACTTGCCATGACGTTCGCCGGGAAGAAGGTTAGGAAGAAAGAAGAAAGTGAGAAAGTCGCCTGTCATCCTGTCTGATGGATAGAAAGTTGGTACTCGATTCCCGATACTCGAAAGCTGCCAGGGATGGCGAAGAAAGAAAGGTAGTACGCGAAAAGTATACCACAAAATTTGTACCATTTTGAACTCCGTCGTATAACCGATTTTTAACTTTGACAAACGCTCATCTAACGATATTTCCAGAATAGAAGAGacttcattttaatatttatcataTCACTTACTCATCTACAAAGCTactatataatttatattactGCATATTTTGAGCATTTTTGAGGCACTAATTACTtacaatataaaatttttttacattgtaCCATTTATTAAACCTTTTTAGGTGGATTTCCAATTTAATATCCATTCTTAGAGACATTTTCTTTTCCGCATAGTTACGTCATACAACTTCGTAAAGGGTCCTAGGAAGTTAGTAGCAacgttttattaataaaatttttatatttttgaacggatttatttttacattttactaactaacaacaaatttattatAGTATGTATACATAATACAATCAATAAAACTTGAGTGTGGGGTAAATAAGTTTACTATTTCGGCTTCCTGGCTATAAACACACTTATCTTTAGCAAAGAAGCAACCGAAAAAGATTTAATGGAAATCACAACAAATCATAAAACAAATGACctgtttagttttaagaagGTCTCTCAACTTTGGATATTCAACAACATGTCTTCGGAGCACACTTAATCCCGACCCCGCCCCACGCCCTCCATTGTGGTAAGCTTCGGATCCTTGCTTTATGACACGCGTAATGCGAGTCAAAATatgcaattaaacaaaaacttcttgactggaaaaatatttgcataactTGGGCAAACAAATGTCGGAGCACGTCGTCCTCGTCACCAGTCAGCAGTCGACAGTGCCGAGTTGTTGTTGAACTTGTCATTACACACGCACAAACCGGGGGTTACCAGTCATCAGAGCCACCCACAAGCCACCCATTTGGCCACCCCACCCGCCGGGAGGAGGGTGGTGCTCTCACTAAAGTGTGGATTAATAGCCGGGGTGGTGCTGCTGCCAGAAATCAGCGCTCGTAAAATTTACGTAAAATTCATTAAGCGCAACAAAAGACGCTGGCTGAGAGGAAACAGGTTGGGCCGAAAAGGGGGCGGCTGCAATCGCTTAGAGACAAAGCCCTGCATAGTTGATAAGGCGCGTCCTTCGGGGGTTGCGGTGGGGGTTAAGTGGGTGGAGGATTGGGTGGCTGTTTGGTGGGTGCCTGCTGCCGTCTTGCGGTGCCCGCCAGTGCCTCCTGCCAAGTCAGGCGTCAAGCCTCGCTGAGAACACCAATTTGTGTCATTCCAAAGGATACAACGTTATTGTTGCGCCATCAAGGCGCTGCTACACTCCAATATACTTTTCCATgaatattaaacatatttttcataaatttgtaAGGTATTGAAGTGCTTTTAAAAGGATAGGTCAGAAGACGGTTAACTTGTAAAATAGTTTAagacagtttttttttgtaaagcaAACCAATTTTatgagttttttttaaaaaaagagccatttattgaaaaatggaTTGGATATGcaatcaaataataatatcttGATTACTAATTAAAAGTTATCATAATCACagattataaacaaaaaagtattGGAAATGTTTCGAAAACTCAAACAATAAAACTGAAATCTATCGCCTATTCTATCTATATGTTCCAGGCTTCTTAATCTTATACGTCCACTGAATCCAGAATACCAAACCATACCTAACTCAACGTGtccttattttctttcaacCTTTATGTTTCTTTTAAAGTAACTATACCAAAAGATTTAACCCTAAAGGTGAAGTAAACCCTTCGATGGACACTTAGAAATCCCCTTTCTaacattgaaaatatttttattctgtgCCTGAAAACCTTTGAAATTTTGAAGAGTGCTCGTACTCCTTTCACCGCCCACTTCTAATGTCCCTCGGCTCTTGTGCAGCGGGGCGCGACTATTCCGCGCTCCTTAAGTAGCCCGACATTGTGGCAGATCCTTTGCAATCGCAGGCCCATCACCGGCTCCCAGATCCCGTCAGACTACGGACTCCTGCTCCCGCCGACTGACAGATTAGCGTGTTGACATCAAGTTTGTCCTTTGGCAGTGCAGGCTAACATATGGCCCGGCGACTTTAAGTATCGGGCGAATCGGGGTGCACATGCAAATGCTGATGGAGCCACGCATTACAGCATGTTGCGGTCGCTCCTGGTGGGCGTGGCTCTGCTGTTTCCCATCTCCCGCATCCCGGCTGGCGGCTCCTGTGGCATGTAATGAGTTTTCCATTGCCCGCACACGGGGCATCAGGTTTCCCGAGCCTACACAACCGCTGATTTGTGTGGCTGATAATAGGGCCCGCGGTAATGCTGGTAATTAACGTCTTTCTGTCCACCGATATCGGGATGTATTGACGGCCATTGTCAAGGGCGTGCTTTATTTGCAGCACAGCGGCCTCCCCAACACTGGCCAACAAACAGAATTGAGCCAAACGGAAAATCTGGCCACACAAAGCTTAATACTTTGCCAACAAAATATTAGCGAgcaataggtattgatgatGGGCTGCCGCTGGCCTCAAAGAAATGCGATTCCGTCCTTGCTTTACGATCCACTGCGACTAAATTCTCAAAGACTCTACAAATGCCCagcaatgtttttaatttatatggtaTTAAAGTAGAGAGAACTTAGTATTAATaccacaaaataaatacattaaaaaaacttttaaaaagtatagaGAAACAAGAGGcaaaatttaaacttttcaaaatgttgattcttttttatttaacttacagtTTTTCTACATTGATTTTCAagaattaaatttgtaaattccaaataaatgaatgCCTATTCTTATAATGTGTGTAATTTAATAGGATTTCTTTCAAGCTAAACTGGCGGCAACATGTGTGAAATACCAAATGAAAATGTCGGTGAAAAACTAACGAAAGCTAGCTGAAAATGGCCGGGGAAAATAAAACGCTGGCGGCCAACGCTTTCATGTCGTCCATAAAAATAGCAGAcgcataaaaaattaataagcgGTGGCCAGCGAGCGAGGACGACGCACTGCCGTTGCTTCTGTCTCTGGAATAAAAAACCCTTCTGTGCCGAACCCCTGACCCCTAACCCTTAACTCCTCCGGCTCCTCCTGCCCCCCGCCCCCGACTGCTGTCCACTGTGGCAGACATCATTAATGCATAATTCAAGCGTTTGGCAGTTTTGTGCTCGGTGCTTTCAATATTCAATTTGAATGCCGCCCAAAGCGATTCGAAGCGGTTTTGTGTCTGCAGCATTGTTGTCCTTTTTCGCCGTCGCCGCTGTCCTCTGGCCCATTTTGTTTTCGTCTTCGCTTTCATGCTCGCTTATTTATTTGACCGCCCCCCAAtttccacgcccacttttccgcttttccatCAACGTATACACTACCTGCTGCATTATTCAGACGCCTCGACTCGGAATCGAACAAAATGCATGATAAACAATTTCCAGCGAAGGAAAGGGCTGGGGGAAATGGGGGCGGAGACAATGGCCGCTTAGTCTCGTCAtcttgctgttgtttttccgAACAGCTTTCCCCCTCTTCCCGCTCAATCCCATTCGAAGGTACAACAATGGCGATCAGAAGAATAGAAAAAGCTATTTTTATCACCAAGGAAAATATCAAATTCCTTTTCAATACACCTTTTTAggtacataaaacaaatatctgTCTCCCCGTTTATTTGTATTCTAATTAGTAAAATACGGGCTATTTTTTTAGATATgcgataaataaaacaaatatctgTCTCCCCGTTTATTTGTATTCTAATTAGTAAAATACGGGCTATTTTTTTAGATATGCGATCATTATAAGAAacgttaaataataaaaatctgaaaCTAAGggtattttagttttagttgtTTACGatccaaaattaaaaaaataaactcaaGGTCCAATTTCTTAAACGTCTTATTAATCTTGTGTTATTGATAgaatgtttgtttatttaaaataactaatatttttaaatataagaaTTTTAGGTTTTGCCTTATGTATCTTTTTAAATGTAGTCTTGTTGAAGAGCCCTACAACTTTAATAGTCCTCTGACTTGCCATCACCCCTCACTATTTTGTTGACCCCTGCTGTACGCCCTGCATGCGTTAgttgtttattaaatataaatgattGTCACTTGCGGCATGTCGGCCGCCGTGTCCCTTTCGAAGTGAGGCGAAATGTTGATGGTGATGATTGCTCGAATTTCATTGGGCCAGGACCATGGCCGCAGGACACCAGGCTCTTATTGCGATTCCTTGTTTGAGCTGCAATTGCTTGCAATTTCGCCCTAACATGCGAGGACATGGGAGGCACTTTTCTTTGGGCGGGCGCCGCTTTGACAAGTCATGCAATTGATATCGATACTGGCCATTTGGACGCCATAAATGTGGATTGTCACGACCACGACGGCATCCCGTCAACAAAGCGGCAGCGGAGTCCTCCACTCCGCGGATCCGCCGCCGGGCAATCATCGTCAATCGCCCGATATTGACCACAAAAtgccattaaaaaataattacgtATTTTAATTGGCATTTAGTTGGGGCAAAAAATTAAGTGCGTTCAACTTAAAATGTGATTACACCCGCTGCATTCTATAAAGGGGGAAAAACAGGAAGGATCAGCGAGGTGTGCGCAGCAATTAACTTTCAATCGAATGGCTGTACTTGATGCAAGTGGGTGCTACGGAATCCGGGTACAATATAATAGGGCTCCTCTGGTATCTAAAAGGTTTTGGTCTTTAGTAATTATTATGTAATATAATACTAACAGATATTATTGCATATTAAAACCCTTTAAAGAGTACAAAGAGTTGAGTCACTTGTATAAATAGACACACTATAAAAAGCATCtctaaaacatttattttatgatttaaGTCTTCTTTGTATATAAGGCTTATTCAAatttgttaatattattttagaattcatattttttggagtatacaatttattgtttttataaaatgtacttgaaatatatttttaaaagagcaTTTGAAAACCCCCAGTTGCTCCCTTGATTATTTTGCATTGCTGAttacattatatattttttttaagctggACGGGAATAACATGAGCCTGCATGTGTCACCTGATGCGCATCAAAGTACCTGATTGTAGTTGGcacttaaaaatcaattaacaGCGGCTGCGTCACAAATAATTCCAAAATAGCCAGACAGATGGAGAGTTCTTTCAGCGCGAGACCGGGATTTTTGTCCGCAATAACTTTACATTCCTTgtgatatatttttgtaaccAGCTCTGCGGCAGCTTTGGGCCACCTCAAATGGTGTGGCAACATGGCATTCCCCTGGTCGTCCACCTTTCCCCCCAATTGCGTGCTCTACCCACCGAACCACGAAAGCCCCACCACTCCGGCCAGAAAACAACACTAATTGCGGCATTAAAATAAACTACAATTGCAAATGGCGCATTTTATTTCGAGCCAGGAGGGGGGGCAAAAAAGGTCCTTGCTGGCCGCAGTCTGTTGTTATTatttgctgcagttgctgctatTTCTGTTTGCCATTTGCATTTCCGCTGGGTGGTGCATTTTTCTATGTAATTGTGGTTCCGTAATGTGTGACAATTAAATCAGGTTCGTGGAAATTTCTGCGCCGAAAGCGAATGAGCGAGAGATCCCAGGGAAGATGGCCAAAAAATCAGCTCCACAATTGGCGCAATGCCCCTAAAATTGCCCCTCCTCGTAGGCCTCACGTATGCCATAATCATATTTAAGGGCTTCCTGGAATATTCGTGCGACTGCAACctcaattgcaattgcaattgctgTTGAACAGTTGGTTAGCTGGACTCGTCCGCCACTTTTCCGCCGTTTCCCGGCCTTTCCCggcttttcccgcttttccatCTGCCATCGTCCATCGCGCTCGTTGCCCGCTGCTCTGTTTGGTTGAAAACCACAAATTAAGCAGAGAAATCCTTGCCGTGCATGCCAACGATGGCGCcgaggcaaacaaaaaagttcaaaagcaggggaaattaacaaaaatgtgtGGGGACTAACGAATACCCATTAAATTAATGAAAGATTCTTAAAAGTATGGCGCTTACAGGAAATAAAAGACATAAATATACTCTGTGAGtaagaataattttaaaacagcgTCACATAATTAACATTATTAAAACATCACTTAACCAATTTTTTGCAATAGCTGTGCatttcttttataattaaCCCTTTTGTTAGAACCAGTTTCTTCGCAGTGTATTCAAAAGCCAGGGCATATAGCTCGTGAGGTCCATATGAATGCTATAGCCATCGCAATTACCCGTGACTGAGTTGACAATTCCGAACTGGGCAAAGATATAGACGCCTCTGTACTTCAGCAGGGCTCCCAATGGGCTGCCAGAGTCCCCGAAGCAAGCGAACTTCGAGGGATTCCTGCAGCATATAGTGTTACTCGGTGCCCCGCAGAAGTGTTTCTCCACCCGGTGGAGGGACATTGCCTGGAGCGTCGTAGGCATTTCGTAGTGGTGGGCACTCTGGCCCCAGCCGGTTAAGGTGAAGTCCTGAATCCTGTCTGCGACGGACTGGAAGCCAGAATTTGTGAAAATGCAGATCGGTCTGACGCCAGCTGCAAAGGAagataatttactttttaaaatatattaaaaattggtAATCAAAATGGATTACCATTGTACACCACTGTTCGATCCAATTTAAGCACTGCAATGTCATCGTGCTGGAAGTTTACGTAGTGCTCATGacgatatatatttataactcTATAGTCCGTAGTGCGGCCATCTGTTGTCCTCGAGGAGTCGTACTCTCCCAATCTCACATATCTGTTATGACACCAAGGCagtattaaaaatatgcaCATTTATAAGGAATATTGTAACGTACAAATTATCGTTGACTTGCGTGCAATGAGCTGCAGTCAGAACGAAGCCTATAACGAGGTATTCATATTATTCAAACATTtaaagttaacaaaaatataataatttaataaatacgcACGGTATGCAATAAGTGAGCCCCCACAAGCAAACCCTCCATTGCGAATTAAGTACGCCATCCAAGGAGATCTTCGTGCATTCTGACCACCAATAACTCTCTGTCCATATGGTGCTAAGCATTGTGGGTCCAGAAATCCAGAGAATACTGGTTGTCCGAGTCTTAGAAGTGCCGTCAAAATAAGCAGAGTGATCGCGGACGTCATCTCAAAGGAAACAGCCAAAACCAACTGATTTTACAATGCCACATTTATTTCgtattataaataaagaaaagctGAGTGCTCAAAGTGATGAcgattacaaataaatttgttcaTATAAAGTTGAATTCTTATATATAAAGCGATAGGCACAATGATTTCTTGGGAAACTGAATAAAGAAGCAGTACTTTGATAAGGAtggtttttttataaataaaatatatggatTAAAACGATTGTATAATATTAACTTTGTTTTTACCTCATTAATGCTGtttttttagtaaatatatttaattttgctttgctgtaataaaaacacattctgaaaaattgtggaaaaaagtcataatattttttaaaagctttgTGGATCACACGTAGGGCAGACCCCCAGCTAAGTCGATTAATGGGTactgaaaaaatacaaacgcAGGCGAGCGCCCACAAACATGCAACATCCCGACCGCAATGTATtacggggggcgtggcaggtctGGGCAGCCAGATAAATGcccgttgctgctgcagttgttgctgctgctgctgttgttgctgccattGTCGTTGCCATGTTGCCACGTTGCATGCAAACAAGTGCAACACACACCCGAGCACGGCGGCAGCACAAGGACTGGGACGCTGACACGCTGGTGCCCGCACGTCAGCGCTCGTGCGTTTATTtgccgtttccgtttccgcctgTCGTCGTCGGCGTCATCGGCGTCATCGCTCCTGCTCCAGGACGCGGATCCGCAGCCTTAACCCTCCACAACCCCGCCCCTTGCGGTCAATTGCAGAGCTGGGATTGCGCGTTAATAAGTTGCTGCTGTGCAgttgttggtgctgctgctgctgctgcgttaCTGATGCTGTTGTCACTGCCGCAAGGACTTTGCATGTAATGCACTTGCAAGTATCACGGCTTCCGTAATTTCCATAGGAC is part of the Drosophila biarmipes strain raj3 chromosome 2R, RU_DBia_V1.1, whole genome shotgun sequence genome and encodes:
- the LOC108036214 gene encoding zinc finger protein 99, which encodes MASTGEVISVDLQPATLLSVKRENGIETRVYIAPCSEPRIPEPLAVQKPLSYRDQNTQLFHCTYCGNGIRTAGAFKVHMLACERRFEQMKKNGVLMPSMQCSICQGTFPTVAALRSHRLLHNRTKQKCESCHLEYETEVEYRSHLTSYLKTPKSKQDSPENDAFTVSKAFDCLFCRKAFVAHFKRGHVTRRYACDKCVQRLRNQEVERARAVPPKRKAELSCHRCGRMYKLEGFLNRHLKFCQGEMAKKKE
- the LOC108036213 gene encoding serine protease grass, encoding MTSAITLLILTALLRLGQPVFSGFLDPQCLAPYGQRVIGGQNARRSPWMAYLIRNGGFACGGSLIAYRFVLTAAHCTQVNDNLYVRLGEYDSSRTTDGRTTDYRVINIYRHEHYVNFQHDDIAVLKLDRTVVYNAGVRPICIFTNSGFQSVADRIQDFTLTGWGQSAHHYEMPTTLQAMSLHRVEKHFCGAPSNTICCRNPSKFACFGDSGSPLGALLKYRGVYIFAQFGIVNSVTGNCDGYSIHMDLTSYMPWLLNTLRRNWF